From a single Petroclostridium xylanilyticum genomic region:
- a CDS encoding DUF1385 domain-containing protein — protein sequence MGEEVFKLDKNKKIHRTSIGGQAVIEGVMMRGPKGIAIAVRTPDGSITIDKKPVQSLSMKYKILKAPILRGIVAFFESMIVGVKSLMFSAEFYELEGEEEEQPSKFDKFLEKLFGDKLQDVLIYFSVITALLFGIGLFILLPTVVVGFIRKLVENHIVANIAEGVLRISIFLTYIILISRMKDIQRVFQYHGAEHKTIHCYERNEELTIENVRKYTTLHPRCGTSFLLIVMVVSIVMFSFISWQNIWIRLISRLLLLPLVAGISYEVIKFAGRSEHPVTCLISKPGMMLQKFTTREPDDSQIEVAIEALKNVLPENREDDK from the coding sequence ATAGGAGAGGAAGTATTCAAATTGGATAAAAATAAAAAAATTCATCGTACAAGCATAGGTGGTCAAGCTGTAATAGAAGGAGTTATGATGCGAGGACCAAAAGGTATAGCGATTGCTGTAAGAACACCTGACGGTTCAATCACTATAGATAAGAAACCTGTGCAATCTCTAAGTATGAAGTACAAAATATTAAAAGCTCCTATCTTGCGGGGAATTGTTGCCTTTTTTGAGTCAATGATTGTAGGGGTAAAATCCTTAATGTTCTCGGCGGAATTTTATGAACTGGAGGGGGAAGAGGAAGAGCAGCCATCCAAGTTTGATAAATTTTTAGAGAAATTATTTGGTGACAAACTTCAAGATGTACTTATTTATTTTTCAGTAATTACTGCACTTTTGTTTGGGATAGGGCTTTTCATACTGTTGCCGACTGTTGTTGTTGGATTTATCAGGAAATTGGTGGAAAATCATATTGTTGCCAATATTGCTGAAGGAGTATTGAGAATATCAATATTTTTAACCTATATTATTTTAATTTCCAGGATGAAGGATATACAAAGAGTATTCCAGTATCATGGGGCAGAGCATAAAACTATTCACTGTTATGAACGTAATGAAGAACTTACTATTGAAAACGTAAGGAAGTATACTACTTTACACCCGCGCTGCGGTACAAGCTTCCTGCTCATCGTGATGGTGGTAAGTATCGTAATGTTTTCGTTTATTTCCTGGCAGAACATATGGATTAGGCTAATATCAAGATTGCTGCTTTTACCGCTGGTTGCAGGAATATCCTATGAGGTTATTAAGTTTGCCGGTAGAAGTGAACATCCGGTGACTTGCTTAATAAGCAAACCTGGAATGATGCTGCAAAAATTTACCACTCGTGAACCTGATGACAGCCAGATAGAGGTAGCAATTGAAGCACTTAAAAATGTTTTACCAGAAAATAGAGAGGACGACAAATGA
- the ytvI gene encoding sporulation integral membrane protein YtvI: MNILPRTYINFILIIITIVLGILLGYFILTTAFKWFLPFIIAYAIAHISDPVVTFLEKKIKIPRRIASAITILSVLLMIGSLITFIIYRIIYEIKRLAEQLPTFFNLITEQVSNLFNKGVSIYVNLPPEISLFVDQVFETMKNNLSRLLEPATKATTSFAINFATSLPSILIFIIVLFISAYFISSDKEKISRFVVKQLPAEWISRIVSIKNDLLFALLGYVKAQLILMSITFVEVSIGFLIIGVDYAILLALVISFIDALPILGTGTVLIPWAIFSLATGKYPMALSLVILYGIVLLVRQLLEPKIVGGQIGLYPLVTLMSMYVGLQIFGILGMILGPITILIIRNLQKAGLFTLWKD, from the coding sequence GGAATTTTATTGGGGTATTTTATTTTAACCACGGCATTTAAATGGTTTCTTCCATTTATTATCGCCTATGCCATCGCACATATATCCGACCCGGTGGTTACATTTTTGGAGAAAAAAATTAAAATTCCGCGCAGAATAGCCAGTGCAATCACCATACTTTCTGTGTTATTAATGATAGGTTCCCTGATTACTTTCATTATTTACAGGATTATATATGAAATTAAGCGGCTGGCTGAGCAGCTGCCCACGTTTTTTAACCTAATAACGGAGCAGGTTAGCAATTTATTCAATAAAGGAGTAAGCATATATGTAAATTTGCCTCCTGAAATCTCTTTGTTTGTAGATCAAGTATTTGAGACTATGAAAAATAATTTAAGCAGGTTGCTGGAACCTGCAACGAAAGCTACAACAAGCTTTGCAATTAATTTTGCCACATCGCTGCCATCTATTTTGATATTTATTATCGTACTTTTTATTTCTGCTTATTTTATAAGCAGCGATAAAGAAAAAATTTCCAGGTTTGTAGTAAAACAATTACCTGCTGAGTGGATTTCAAGAATTGTCAGCATCAAAAATGATCTGCTATTTGCCTTATTGGGCTATGTAAAAGCTCAACTTATTCTTATGAGCATCACTTTTGTAGAAGTTTCAATTGGTTTTCTAATTATCGGTGTGGATTATGCAATATTGCTTGCACTGGTAATTAGCTTTATTGACGCGCTGCCTATTCTTGGTACCGGAACAGTTCTGATTCCCTGGGCTATTTTCTCATTAGCCACCGGCAAATATCCTATGGCGCTTTCTCTGGTGATATTGTACGGTATTGTATTACTGGTCAGACAGCTATTGGAACCTAAAATAGTAGGAGGCCAAATAGGCTTATATCCACTGGTAACATTAATGTCCATGTATGTAGGTCTTCAGATTTTCGGAATACTGGGAATGATTTTAGGACCTATCACTATACTGATCATTAGAAATTTGCAAAAAGCAGGATTATTTACATTATGGAAAGACTAG
- the prmC gene encoding peptide chain release factor N(5)-glutamine methyltransferase — MIMELTIRELLNQSIRYLKNHGVENNAVLDAQLILSHILNVDRLYLTLHRDKRLEEDTINQYNKLLKLRAEGMPLQYITETQEFMSLPFKVTPDVLIPRGDTEILVEYIVDQCKDIEDKKHVYIMDIGAGSGCITVSLAYYIKNSRLWAVDVSSKALKISRYNARLNGVDNKISFIQHDILEGFPEDKIEGLLDIVVSNPPYIPSKVIDSLQKEVKDYEPHLALDGGEDGLKFYRKIIAEAYKYLKPEGLLAFEVGHDQSSSVAKIMEQNGSYNSIEIIRDLAGINRVVTAKRI; from the coding sequence ATGATAATGGAATTAACCATAAGGGAACTATTAAACCAATCAATACGGTATTTAAAAAATCACGGCGTCGAGAACAATGCTGTTCTTGACGCCCAATTGATTTTATCCCATATTTTAAATGTAGATAGATTGTATTTAACGCTACACAGAGATAAAAGGTTAGAAGAAGATACTATAAACCAATATAACAAGCTTTTGAAGCTAAGAGCAGAAGGAATGCCGTTACAATATATTACAGAAACTCAAGAATTTATGTCTTTGCCTTTTAAAGTTACCCCTGATGTATTGATACCTCGTGGAGATACGGAAATTCTGGTAGAGTACATCGTAGATCAGTGCAAAGACATTGAAGATAAAAAGCATGTTTATATCATGGATATCGGCGCAGGGTCCGGGTGTATTACTGTGAGCCTGGCCTACTACATCAAAAACAGCCGTCTTTGGGCTGTAGATGTGTCTTCAAAAGCGCTGAAAATATCCCGGTATAATGCCCGGTTAAATGGTGTGGACAATAAGATATCTTTTATACAGCATGATATTTTAGAAGGATTTCCAGAGGATAAGATAGAAGGACTTCTCGATATAGTTGTTTCTAATCCGCCTTATATCCCTAGCAAAGTAATAGACAGTTTGCAGAAAGAAGTGAAAGACTATGAGCCGCATCTTGCCCTGGATGGGGGAGAAGATGGTTTAAAATTCTATCGCAAAATCATAGCTGAGGCATATAAATATCTTAAGCCTGAAGGATTGCTGGCTTTTGAAGTAGGTCATGATCAAAGCAGCAGTGTAGCAAAAATAATGGAGCAGAATGGGAGTTATAATAGTATTGAAATAATAAGGGACCTGGCTGGAATTAACAGGGTGGTAACAGCGAAAAGAATTTAG
- the rho gene encoding transcription termination factor Rho: MDKAVDLKKKTLEDLRYIAKMMGIKGTSRAKKDELIEMILQHAENSEQVKDEKPLIDPTIEETGKEADVGEQEMRKTTRRGRKKKEEILTDKPVEDEKKTEVVKEDKKVEIAKEDADQDKTNEVSIVEAPGNEETAEQPQIAADVTVVGAEEKQEEIEGEIQGEKEETEEVEQTGPQEKPEVNQREQRRPSNYPAAFEKIESDDPVGGVLEVLPDGYGFLRSDNYLSGTKDIYVSPSQIRRFNLKTGDKIIGKGRIPKEGEKFQALLYVQTVNGDSPEVAAKRVPFENLTPIYPDQRITLETGPRELAMRLIDLIAPIGKGQRGMIVAPPKAGKTILLKKIANSISINYPDIELIVLLIDERPEEVTDMQRSIKGEVIYSTFDEVPEHHIKVAEMVLERAQRLVEHKKDVVILLDSITRLARAYNLTIPPTGRTLSGGLDPGALHKPKRFFGAARNIEHGGSLTILATALIETGSRMDDVIFEEFKGTGNMELHLDRRLSEKRIFPAIDINKSGTRKEELLLSQKELETIWMIRKAMSNQGTAEVTETLINRLMATKSNEEFVNNIMSAFDR, encoded by the coding sequence ATGGATAAGGCTGTTGACTTGAAAAAGAAAACTTTGGAAGATTTACGATATATTGCTAAAATGATGGGTATAAAGGGAACTTCCAGAGCTAAAAAAGATGAACTTATAGAAATGATATTACAGCATGCTGAAAATAGCGAACAAGTTAAAGATGAAAAACCTCTTATAGATCCGACAATAGAAGAGACCGGTAAAGAAGCTGATGTTGGTGAACAAGAGATGAGAAAGACAACAAGAAGGGGCCGTAAGAAAAAAGAAGAAATTTTAACCGATAAACCGGTTGAGGATGAGAAAAAAACTGAGGTTGTAAAAGAAGATAAGAAAGTGGAGATTGCAAAAGAAGATGCAGACCAGGATAAAACAAATGAAGTATCCATTGTGGAAGCTCCTGGTAATGAAGAAACTGCTGAGCAACCACAAATTGCAGCTGATGTCACAGTAGTAGGGGCTGAAGAAAAACAAGAAGAGATAGAAGGAGAAATACAAGGAGAAAAGGAAGAAACAGAGGAAGTAGAACAGACAGGGCCTCAAGAAAAACCAGAGGTAAATCAAAGAGAACAGAGAAGACCTAGTAATTATCCTGCAGCCTTCGAAAAAATAGAGAGTGATGATCCTGTGGGAGGAGTGTTGGAAGTACTTCCCGATGGATATGGATTTTTAAGAAGTGATAACTATCTATCTGGAACAAAAGATATTTACGTATCTCCATCACAAATTCGCAGATTCAACCTGAAAACAGGAGATAAAATTATTGGTAAAGGCAGAATTCCAAAAGAAGGCGAAAAATTTCAGGCACTCTTATATGTACAAACAGTAAATGGTGATTCTCCTGAAGTTGCAGCTAAGAGAGTACCCTTTGAAAACTTGACACCGATATATCCTGATCAAAGGATTACACTGGAAACCGGTCCTAGAGAGTTAGCCATGAGGCTTATTGACCTAATTGCACCTATCGGTAAAGGTCAAAGAGGAATGATTGTGGCTCCACCAAAAGCAGGAAAAACAATTCTTTTGAAAAAGATAGCCAATAGTATCTCTATCAATTATCCCGATATTGAATTGATTGTCTTATTAATAGATGAACGTCCAGAAGAAGTAACCGATATGCAGCGGTCAATTAAAGGTGAAGTAATATACTCCACTTTTGATGAAGTGCCGGAACATCATATAAAGGTTGCTGAAATGGTTCTGGAACGGGCGCAAAGGTTAGTAGAGCACAAAAAGGATGTAGTAATACTGCTTGATAGTATCACGAGGTTGGCAAGAGCATACAATTTAACCATCCCTCCAACAGGAAGGACGCTGTCGGGTGGTCTGGACCCTGGTGCATTACACAAACCTAAGAGATTTTTTGGTGCAGCAAGAAATATTGAGCATGGTGGAAGTCTTACAATACTTGCTACAGCTCTTATTGAAACAGGAAGCAGAATGGATGATGTTATTTTTGAGGAATTTAAAGGCACAGGCAACATGGAACTACATTTGGACAGACGTCTTTCTGAGAAGAGGATCTTCCCGGCAATTGATATTAATAAGTCGGGGACAAGAAAAGAAGAACTTCTGCTTTCACAAAAAGAGCTGGAAACTATCTGGATGATTAGAAAGGCTATGAGCAACCAGGGAACTGCTGAGGTTACTGAAACACTAATCAATCGTTTGATGGCAACTAAATCAAATGAAGAATTTGTAAATAATATTATGAGTGCTTTTGATAGGTAA
- the rpmE gene encoding 50S ribosomal protein L31: MKEGIHPKYEETVIKCACGETIPTGSTKKNIHVEICSKCHPFYTGKQKLVDTGGRVEKFRKKFGLKAE, encoded by the coding sequence ATGAAAGAAGGAATCCATCCCAAATACGAGGAAACTGTAATTAAGTGTGCATGTGGTGAAACCATTCCTACAGGTTCTACAAAAAAGAATATACACGTTGAAATATGTTCAAAGTGTCATCCTTTCTATACCGGAAAACAGAAGCTTGTTGATACTGGAGGACGTGTAGAAAAATTCAGAAAGAAATTTGGTTTAAAAGCTGAATAA